A region from the Poecilia reticulata strain Guanapo linkage group LG12, Guppy_female_1.0+MT, whole genome shotgun sequence genome encodes:
- the rad1 gene encoding cell cycle checkpoint protein RAD1 — MPLSTQSQSQDEQYVLVANLDNARNLSNILKAITCKDHAVFTATANGLKVTVEDCKCMQANAFIQADIFQEYTLKEDMVIFQINLTVLLDCLNIFGGSTAAGASTALRMCYMGYGHPLLLFLEEGGVVTVCKINTQEPEEPIDFEFSSCNVTNKVILQSESLKEAFSELDMTSEVLQITMSPSQPYFRLSTFGNSGNAHYDYSKDSDMMELFQCNKTQTNRYKMSLLKPSTKALAISCKVSVRTDSRGLLSLQYLVRNDNGQICFVEYFCCPDEEVEEE, encoded by the exons ATGCCTCTGTCCACGCAATCTCAAAGTCAAGATGAACAGTATGTTCTGGTAGCCAATTTGGATAACGCTCGCAATCTCTCCAACATCCTGAAAGCCATCACCTGCAAGGACCACGCCGTCTTCACAGCGACAGCAAATGGCCTGAAGGTCACAGTGGAGGACTGCAAATGCATGCAGGCCAATGCCTTCATTCAG GCAGATATCTTTCAAGAGTACACATTAAAAGAAGATATggttatttttcaaattaatcttACTGTTCTGCTCGACTGCCTGAATATCTTTGGAGGAAGCACAGCAGCAG GAGCATCAACGGCTCTGCGGATGTGCTACATGGGGTACGGTCATCCTCTGTTATTGTTCCTGGAGGAGGGTGGTGTAGTGACTGTCTGCAAAATTAACACACAAGAACCAGAAGAACCAATTGATTTTGAGTTCTCCAGTTGCAATGTCACAAACAAG GTCATTCTTCAGTCAGAGAGTCTAAAGGAAGCCTTTTCTGAACTGGACATGACCAGCGAGGTGCTGCAGATCACCATGTCCCCCAGCCAGCCGTACTTCAG GTTGTCCACTTTTGGAAACTCTGGAAATGCTCATTATGATTACTCCAAGGATTCAGACATGATGGAGCTTTTTCAgtgcaacaaaacacaaaccaacag ATACAAGATGTCCTTACTAAAGCCGTCCACCAAAGCCTTGGCTATATCCTGTAAAGTCTCGGTGAGGACGGACAGTAGGGGCCTTCTTTCTCTGCAGTACCTGGTCAGGAATGACAATGGTCAGATCTGCTTTGTGGAATATTTCTGTTGTCCTGATGAAGAGGTAGAGGAGGAGTAA
- the bxdc2 gene encoding ribosome biogenesis protein BRX1 homolog, with the protein MSWTSQLVAVLLRYVVCQPSFTKSRRRSCTSMAASKRKRGGDGTSDKKGKKGKFVVDKGETPPETEQETKNEVTVPAPVSMGKWTNKERVLIFSSRGINFRTRHLMQDLRTMMPHSKADTKMDRKDKLFVVNEVCEIKNCNKCLFFEAKKKQDLYMWISNCPHGPSAKFLVQNIHTLAELKMTGNCLKGSRPLLSFDPKFDKEPQYALLKELFIQTFSTPHYHPKSQPFVDHVYTFSIADNRIWFRNYQIIEEDASLVEIGPRFVLNLIKIFQGSFGGPTLYENPNFRSPNLHRREIRLAAAAKVREKQMVKEIQKIKRKDAMEEIDNDVTADVFVTPDERKPVHIQTEPPAPKVVKKNKRKAFKRERMQRGRR; encoded by the exons ATGTCTTGGACAAGCCAGTTGGTGGCGGTACTGCTCCGTTACGTTGTTTGCCAACCATCATTTACAAAAAGTAGAAGAAGGTCTTGTACAAGCATGGCTGCGTCCAAAAGAAAACGTGGAGGAGATGGAACCTCggacaaaaaggggaaaaagggGAAATTTGTTGTAGATAAAGGTGAAACTCCGCCCGAAACCGAGCAGGAGACCAAAAATGAAGTTACTGTCCCAGCTCCGGTTTCTATG GGCAAATGGACCAACAAGGAAAGAGTTCTTATCTTCTCTTCAAGAGGAATCAACTTCAGAACCAGACACCTGATGCAAGACCTGAGGACCATGATGCCTCATTCAAAAGCAG ATACCAAAATGGACAGGAAGGACAAGCTGTTTGTTGTTAATGAG GTGTGTGAAATCAAAAATTGCAACAAGTGCCTCTTTTTCGAGGCAAAGAAGAAGCAGGACCTGTACATGTG gaTCTCCAACTGTCCGCATGGACCTTCTGCAAAGTTTCTGGTTCAGAACA TTCACACGTTGGCTGAGCTCAAAATGACAGGAAACTGCCTGAAAGGATCCAGACCCCTGCTCTCGTTTGATCCA AAATTTGACAAAGAGCCGCAGTATGCTTTACTGAAGGAACTCTTcatccag ACATTTTCCACGCCTCACTACCATCCTAAGAGTCAGCCTTTTGTGGACCACGTCTACACTTTCTCCATCGCAGACAACAGAATATGGTTTAGAAACTACCAG aTAATTGAAGAGGACGCCTCTTTGGTGGAGATCGGCCCACGATTTGTTCTAAACCTCATAAAGATCTTCCAGGGAAGTTTTGGAGGGCCCACGCTATATGAAAATCCAAACTTCCGATCTCCaaacttg CACAGACGGGAGATCCGCCTGGCAGCCGCAGCCAAAGTGCGTGAGAAGCAGATGGTGAAAGAGATTcagaaaataaagaggaaagaCGCAATGGAGGAGATCGACAACGACGTGACGGCTGACGTCTTTGTTACACCAGATGAACGGAAACCTGTTCACATTCAGACGGAGCCACCTGCGCCAAAAGTGGTGAAGAAGAACAAACGCAAAGCTTTCAAGAGGGAGCGCATGCAGCGAGGACGCAGATGA
- the c21h18orf32 gene encoding UPF0729 protein C18orf32 homolog produces MVCIPCIVIPVLLWVYKRFLEPIIYPVISPFINAFWNKKAVTDANSDQKGSEKSNGTYKPQSNGEVAANGATIAADKKTD; encoded by the exons ATGGTGTGTATTCCCTGCATTGTGATTCCTGTCCTGTTGTGGGTCTATAAGAGGTTCCTGGAACCCATCATCTATCCTGTTATTTCACCCTTCATTAATGCGTTCTGGAACAAAAAAGCTGTGACAGACGCAAACAGTGATCAAAAAGGCAGTGAAAAAAGTAATGGGACTTACAAG CCTCAAAGCAATGGAGAGGTGGCTGCAAATGGAGCTACTATTGCCGCTGATAAGAAGACAGACTGA